The Acidimicrobiales bacterium genome segment GCCGGCCAGCACCAGCTGCGCGATGGCGCGGACCGTAGCCACGAGCAGCGCCCGCTCCAGCCCTAGGTGGCGTACCACCGAGACGCCCGCCGCCACGGCCACCGGGACGAGCGAGGCGACCAGCCCCCACCAGCCGATGTCCATGTCGGTCACCGTCGCACCGTAGCCAGCAACCACCGGGCGGTGCATCCACCTCCAGGTGCCCACAACCCCGGCCTTGGGGAGTGCCGCGGCGACCCATATCCTGTTAGGCATGCTGAACAGGCGCACCCATGTGCCCCGGGCGACGGCCGAGGGGCTCGAGGTGTCGGACCTGTCGGTCGCCTACGACGGTCCACCCGTCCTCACTCTTGTGTCGCTGGAGGTGGCCGCCGGCGAGGTGGTAGCCCTGCTCGGACCCAGCGGGTGTGGCAAGACCACGTTGCTGCGCACCATCGCCGGCCTCGAGCGCCAGCAGACCGGCACGGTGCGCCTCGGTGACCGGGTGCTCAGTGACGGCACCACGTTCGTGCCACCGGAGAAGCGCCGCATCGGCATGGTCTTCCAGGACGGCGCCCTGTTCCCCCACCTCGACGTGGGCCAGAACGTGGCCTACGGCCTGCCCCGTGCCGAACGCCGTTCCACACGGGTGGCCGACACCCTGGAGCTGGTCGGGCTGGCCGGCATGGTCGACCGCATGCCCGGCTCGCTCTCGGGCGGCCAGCAGCAGCGCGTGGCGCTGGCCCGGGCACTGGCTCCACGGCCCGGCGTCCTGCTCCTGGACGAACCCTTCTCCAGCCTCGACACCTCGCTCCGGGTCCAGGTCAGGAGCGAGATCCACCACCTGCTCCTGGAGTTGGGGGTGACCACGGTGTTCGTCACGCACGACCAGGAGGAGGCCTTCGTACTGGGCGACCGGGTGGCCGTCCTGAACGACGGACGCCTGGCCCAGGTCGGGACACCTGACGAGCTCTACCGCCATCCGGTCGACCGCTGGGTGGCGACCTTCGTCGGTGACGCCAACCTGATTCCGGTGGCCAAGGCGATCGGAACGTGTCGCACGGCGGTGGGCGACGTGCCGGTGGCCGAGGGCGTGGACGGACCAGCCGAGCTGCTCCTGCGCCCCGAGGACATACGGGTGGCCGACGGCGAGGACGGAATCGTCGAGCTGGTCGAGTACTACGGCCACGATGCGATGGTCCTGGTCCGCCTCCAGGATGGCACCTCTATACGAGTCAGGACCGGGTCCGACCTGGCCCACCAGCGCGGCGACGCGGTCGGTGTGACATATGTCGGCCCCGGTGCCGTGGCCCTCGGGGTTTGATCGCCGACCTGTAGTTGTTAGGTTCCCTTCACGCTCTGTTAGGGCACCCTTACACCTACATGCCAAGATGGCTAACCCCTCCTCATGAACGAACGCAGCCTCCGACGACTGTCCCAACGGATGGCCGCCACGGCGACGGTCATCCTCCTCACCCTCGGCCTCGGTGCATCGGCCACGGCCTGTGGAGACGGCGACCCCGAGTCGCTGGTCGTCTACTCCGGCCGCAGCGAGAAGTTGGTCGGTCCGATCCTGGATGCCTTCACCGCGGAGACTGACATCCGCCTGAAGGTGCGCTACGGCTCGTCCAACGACCTGGCCCTGCTGCTGGCCGAGGAGGGCGACAAGACACCCGCAGACGTGTTCCTCTCGCGAAGCCCCGGCCCGGCCGGCTACCTGGACGACCTCGGCATGCTCTCGGTCGTCGCCGACCACGTTCTGGAACGGGTGGCCGACGGCGACCGCTCGCCTGACGGCACCTGGGTCGGCTTCGCCGGCCGGGGCCGGGTCCTCGTCTACAACATCGACAAGGTGGACGCCGCCGACCTACCCGACTCGGTATTCGACCTGACCAGTTCCGAGTACGCCGGCCGGGTGGCCGTACCGGGCTCCAACTCCTCGTTCCAGGACTGGTTCACCTTGTTCCGGCTGCGCAACGGCGACGACGTGGCGATCGAATGGCTGGACGCCATGGTGGCCAACGGCTCCCGCTTCTACCCGAAGAACGGCGCCATCGTGGAAGCCGTGGGCCGCAACGAGATCCAGTTCGGCCTCGTGAACCACTACTACAACTTCCAGAAGGTGGCGGCCAACGGTGGCTCCCAGCGCTCGGCCAACCACGGCTTCGCCCCGCGCGACGACGGCGGCCTCATGATCATCGCAACGGCGGCGGTGCTCAGCCAGAGCGACGAGAAGGACGCCGCCAACCGACTCCTGGCCCACCTCCTGAGCGATGAGCAACAGGCCTACCTGACCAACAAGGTGTACGAGTACCCGCTTGCCCTCGGCGTCGCCCCGGCCGACGTCCTCCCGCCAGCTCCGGCCGACCGGGTGGGTGCCGTGGACATCGACGACGTGGCCGCCGAATTCACCCGGACCATCGAGATCATCGAGGCCAGCGGCATCCTCGACCAATGACCGCCGGAGCCACGGTGGCCAGCCGTCGACGGGACCGATGGCGGTCCGGCCCGTCGTGACGATGGCCGCCACCGATGCTCCACGGACGGGGGCCGTCCAACGCCGGGTGGGCGTACGGCGGCCCCCCAGAACCCTCACCGCGGCGGCACTCGCGGTCGCTGCGCTCTTCGCCCTACCCGGCGGCTACGTGGTCTGGCGGGTCATCGGCGGCTCGGCCTCGCCGATCGCCCTGCTGGCCTCGCGCCGGACCCTCGAACCCCTGTGGCGCACCATCCAGCTGGCCGTCCTCGTCTCGGCCTCCTCCGCGGTGCTCGGCACCGGCCTGGCGTGGCTGACCACCCGGACCGACATTCCGCTGCGTCGCTTCTGGCGCATCGTCGTACCGCTCCCGCTCGTCTACCCGAGCTTCGTGGGGGCAGCCGCGTTCATCTCCGGGCTGACACCGGGTGGGATCGTCGACGACCTGGCCGGCGGGCTGGGGATCGACCTCTCCATCCGACTCCACGGGCTGACCGGGGCGTGGCTGGTGCTCACCCTGTTCACCTACCCGTACGTGTACCTCCCGGTTGCCGCACGCCTGACCGCGCTGCGGGGAGCCTTCGAGGAGAACGCACGCCTGCTCGGCGACGGACCGGGGCGGGTCTTCGCCCGTGTCGTGCTCCCCCAGGTCTGGTCATCGATCGCCGCCGGATCGCTGCTGGTGTTCCTGTACACGGTCTCGGACTTCGGTGCCGTGCACCTCATGCGGTTCGAGACGCTCACCCAGACGATCTTCCGGACCCGGCTGTTCGACCGGGACCGGTCGTTCGCCTTGGCCCTCGTGCTCCTGGTTCTGGCGCTGCTGGTGGTGGCCGCCGAACGCACCGTGGCCCGGGCCGGCCAACGACGGGGAGCGCGGCTGGACGTGGTGGGCGAACGACGGGCCCTCGTCGTGCCGCTGAGAGGCTGGACCGCGCCGGCCCTGGCCGCCACGACCTCGGTGGTCGGTGTGGCCCTCGTCGCACCGGCGGTGTCGCTGGCCGACTGGGGACTGTTCGGCCTCCTGCGGGCCCGTCGCGACGGCGCTCCGCTCCGCCTCGATTGGAACGACGTCCTGGGCCCCACCTGGAACACGGTCTGGATCAGCGTGGTGACCGCCATGGTGGCGGTCGCCGTGGTGCTCCCCGTGGCCTACCTGCTGGCCCGTCACCGCAGCAGGCTGGGCGAGGTGGTCAACGCCGTCGTGGTGGCCGGGTTCGCCATCCCGGGCCTGGTGGTTGCGCTCTCGCTGGTCTTCTGGACGATGCACGCCTCGCCGTTCGAGTTCCTCATCGGCTCCATGCCCGTGCTGGTCTTCGCCTACGTCGTCCACTTCGGGGCCCAGGCCATGCGTACCGCGCAGGTTGCCGTCGGAACCGTTCCGCTACGCATGGACGACGCCGCCCGCCTCCTGGGCGCCGGCCGCCTTCGACGCCTGACCACCGTGGACCTCCCGCTGATGGCTCCCGGCCTGGCTGCCGGAGCGGGCCTCGTGATGCTCTCCACCATGAAGGAGCTGCCGGCCACCCTGCTGGCCTCACCCATAGGGTTCCAGACGCTGGCCACCCAGATCTGGAACACCTACGAGGCTCTGTTCCTACCGGAGACTGCGATCCTCGCCCTGGTGCTGCTGGGCATCAGTGCGGCCCTCACCTGGCTGCTGGTGGTGCGCCACAGCGAGCACCTGCGCTGACGCCCCCAGTGCCGTACTCCCGAACGGCCGGCAGGCCGGGCGGTCAGCGTGTGGTGACGAGGATCCGGTCGGCCACGTACTGCTCCACCTCAACCCGGCAACCGCCGATCTCGACGGTTACGGCGCCATCGGCCGAAGCGGTGACTGCACCCTGCTCGCCCGGCATGAGGCTGGAGACCTCCAGGAACTCCAGCAGCCCCTCGGCGAACTCCAACTCCTCGGGGATCCGACTCACCGTGAACGACTCCCCCACCCCGATGTCGGCCAACTGTCGGGTGTCGGGCTCACGGTAGGAGCTCCCGGGAATCGGGTTGCCGTGCGGGCAGGTGGTCGGCTGGCCCAGCAGGCGATCCAGCGCCGACTCCACGGCAGGCGAGATGACGTGCTCCCACTTGCCGGCCTCGTGGTGCGCCTCGGTCCAGGAGAGGCCCAGGACGTCGGTCAGGAACCGCTCGGCCAGCCGATGTCGTCGCACCACCGAGGTGGCCAACTCCCGCCCATCCTCGGTGAGGAGGATCACATGGTCGTCGCTGGTGACCAGGCCCTCCTTCTCGAGGCGCTTGACCATCTCGGACACCGCCGGTCGGCTCACCTCGAGGCGCTCGGCGATCCGGGCCTGTATGACGTCCAGGTCGTCCTCGGCGAGCTCGAAGATCGTCTCGCAGTACTCCTCGAAGGCCGGGTGGTACTCCGGCGTCTCGTACGGCACGTCCCGAGTCTACGCCCCGTCCCCGCCGCCGGATCCGGGCGACTGGCAGGTGCAGGACCGGCATCAGCCCAGGGTCCAGTCGGCATCAGCCGCCCCAGGACAGCCCGACCAGGTCCTCGCTGGCAGACCACAACGCGGCCGCCGTGTCGTCGTCGAGGATCCACGGTGAGATCCCGCGACCACCCGGACCGGTACCGGGCTCGCCCTCGGGTACCCCCAGCTGGCAGTCGCCCAGGTAGGCACCGCCGTGGGCGTCCAGTTCGGGAGCGGTAGCCGCCCACACGCTGGTGGCCGCGCCGGCCTCCACCGCCTTGGGGGTCATCCCCGACGTGTCCACAGCGGCCGATATCTGGGCCCGGCGGCGCTCCTTGAGGCGTTCGTAGGCCACCTCGTCCAGGTGCCTGCTCAACTCGGTCATGATCACGCCCGGGTGGACGGCGAGGGCCCGCACGCCACCTCCACCGACCCGGCGGTCCAACTCGCGTGCGAACAGGGCGTTGGCCGACTTGGACTGGCCGTATGCAGCCCAACCCTCGTAGTCACGGCGCTCGAACATCAGGTCGTCGAGGTCGACGCCACAGATCCCGTGGGCCCCGGACGAAAGGCAAACCACCCTCGACGGGGCCGCGGTGGTAAGGGCAGGTAGCAGTAGGCCGGTCAGCAGGAAGTGGCCGAGGTGGTTGACGCCGAACTGCTGCTCGAAGCCGTCGGCCGTGGTACCGAACGGGGTGCACATGATCCCGGCGTTGTTGACGAGCACGTGGAGGCCGTCGTGGTCGGCCAGGAATCCCCCGGCAAAGTCCCTCACGGCGGCCAGCGAGCCAAGGTCCAGCTCCCGGAGCTCCAGGTCGGCAGAGGGGTGTCGATCCCGGATGCGACCGGCCGCCTCCTCATTCTTCGCCGGGTTCCGCGCCGCCATGACCACCGACGCACCGGCGGCGGCGAGCGCACGCGCCGTCTCCTCGCCGAGCCCACCGGATGCACCGGTGACCACCATCCGACGACCGGACAGGTCGAGGCCTGCCAGCACCTGGTCCGTCGTGGTATCCCGGTCCCAGTCGCCCATCGCCGCCTCCGGTCATCGTCTCTAGTAATCGCCAGTCGACAACGCAGGCTGATCCCCACCGGGCGCGATGTGCCGTCGGCCACCTTGCGGCGAGACGATAGGCGACCCGGTGCGGTCGGTCGCCACCGTGGGGACGATGATGGTCCGGTGAGCATCGACCCACGCACTCCGGTGATCATCGGCGTCGCCCAGGTCACCGATCGGGTGGACGATCCGGAGTTGGCCCGCACACCCGTCGAGATGATGGCCGATGCCCTGCGCAGTGCGGCCATCGATGCCGGAGCGCCGGCCGCCCTCGCCGGACTCGACCTCGTGGGTGCGGTCGGGGGCATCTGGCGGTATTCCGACCCCGGCCGACAGGTGGCGACGGCGGTCGGGGCCGGAGATGCCGGAACGCTCCTGACCGGCCTCTCCGGCACGTCCCCCCAGCGCCTGCTGGACCACCTGGCCACCCTCATCGCCACAGGCCGGATCGAGGCCGCCGCCATGGTGGGCGGCGAGGCGTTCCGGTCCCGACGAAGGGCGCGGCGCCTGGGCGTCGAGGTGAGGCGCGACGCCGATCCCGACCTGGACCCCGCCGAGCGCTACGAGGGCACCCTGGACATGGCCACCGACCACGAGGCGGGGCGCGGCGTGGTGGAGCCCGGGGTGGTCTACCCGTTGATCGAGACTGCGATCCGCCACGCCCGCGGCGAGTCGGTGGCCGACCACCGATGCCGGATAGGGGCCCTCTGGGCAGGGTTCAACGCAGTGGCCGTGGACAACCCCCACGCCGCGGTACGTAGGCCGATGACCGCAGCCCAGATCGCTACGCCGTCGGAGGACAACCGGATGGTCGCCGCGCCGTACACGAAGGCGATGATGGCCAACAACAGCGTCGACCAGGCTTCCGCCGTGCTGATCGTCTCGGCAGCCAGGGCAGCGTCCCTCGGCGTGCTCCGGGACCGATGGGTGTTCCCCCTGGTCGGGACCAGGGCCGACGACGAGGCATCACCGGGAGCCCGCCGGGACCTCCACCGGTCGCCCGGAGCCAGGGCCGCTGGCAGCCAAGCGCTGGAAACTGCCGGGACGGGCATCGACGACGTGGACCACCTGGACCTCTACGCCTGCTTCCCCGCCTCAGTGCAGGTCTGCGCCCTGGAGCTGGGCCTGGACATCGACCGCCCGTCGGACCGGCCACTCACCGTAACCGGGGGCCTCACCTTCGCCGGAGGCCCCCACAGCAACTACGTGGGCCAGGCCATCGCTGCCATGGTCGACCGGCTCCGCGACCGACCGGGGACCGGTCTCGTCTACGGCAACGGCGGCTACCTCGGCAAGCACGCCTTCGGCCTGTACGGCACAGAGCCACCTGCCCAGGGCTATCGGACCGGACAGCCCCGCGTCGACGTGGCTGCTTCGCCCAGCCGGAACCCGGATCCCGACTTCGCAGGCAGGGCCACAATCGACGGCTATTCGGTCTCGCATGACCGCGAGGGCGTACCCACCCGTGCCCTGGTCGCCCTGCTGACCGCCGCAGGCTCCCGGGTGTGGGGTGGCAGCACCGAGCGTGCCACCCTCGATGCCATGGTCGACGAGGAGTTCGTCGGCCGAACGGCAGAACTGGACCCCGACGGTCTCATAGCCATCTGAGTCGACTCTTCTGATACAAGTCCCTCTGACCCGGAGAAAGCCCATGCAGACGCCGATCACCGAAATGTTCGACATCGAGTTCCCGATCGTGGCATTCACCCACTGCCGCGACGTGGTAGCCGCCGTGTCCAGGGCCGGCGGCCTCGGAGTGCTCGGTGCCGTTGGACACGGCGACGCAGCCCTCGAGACCGACCTGGCCTGGATCGAGGACGAGATCGGGGACCGGCCGTACGGCGTGGACCTGATCATCCCCGCCCGGTACGCCGGCTCCGAAGAGGGTGGCCTCCAGGTTGCAGACCTGCTGGCAACCATCCCTGGCGCCCACAGGGAGTTCCTGGACGAGCTGTTGGAGCGCTACGACGTGCCCGAGAACCCTGACGCCGCCGGTGGTTGGGCCGAACAGCCGGGCGACGCCCCGTTCTCGGCCAACAGGGCAATCCGGCAGCTCGACATAGCCCTGGCCCACAGGCCGGCGCTGGTGGCCAACGCCCTCGGCCCGCCACCGCGCGAGATGATCGACCGCTGCCACGAGGCCGGAATCAGGGTGGCCGCCCTGGCCGGCACGAAGGTCCACGCCGAGCGCCACGTGGCCGCCGGTGCCGACATCATCATCGCCCAGGGCACCGAGGGTGGCGGCCACACGGGCCAGATTGGCTCCATGGTCCTGCTGCCCGAGGTGGTCGACGCCGTGGACCCGGTACCGGTGCTGGGCGCCGGTGGCATCGGTCGGGGCCGGCAGATGGCGGCCGCAATGGCGTTGGGAGCAGCCGGCGTGTGGTGCGGCTCGGTGTGGCTCACCACCGAGGAGGCCGAGACCCATCCGGTGGTCAAGGCCAAGATGCTGGCCGCCGGCTCAGGCGACACGCTCCGCTCGCGGTCGATAACCGGCAAGCCGGCTCGCATGCTGCGCACCGCCTGGACCGAGGAATGGGACCGCGACGACACCCCGGCGCCGCTAGGAATGCCGCTGCAACCCATGCTGACCAGCGCCGCCCTGGACCGCATCAACCGGGCCGCACACCACGATGGATCTGGCGCCGAGGACCTCGCCACCTACTTCGTGGGCCAGATAGTCGGCGACATGAACCGCTCGAAGGGCGCAGGCCAGGTGGTGATCGACATGGTCGAGGAGTTCATCGACGCCGCCCAGGCGGTAGCCGCACAGCTCGAGGTCTGAGCGGCGGGAACCGACCGTCGGACGATCGACGGGATCAGGTCCCTACAGGGATCCGATCCAGGTCGTCGGGGAGCAGCACCTCGCCGTCGAAGTGCTCGGAGGCAAGGGCCAGCCATTCGTTGCGCCCGTTCGGCCCGTCAGGATCGGGCCCCGGGGTCGGGACGCAGTGGTTCAGGACAAGGGTGCCCACCCCGGACCGGGCGGCGGTCCGGGCCGCGTCGGCGACCGTCGAGTGGTAGTCGAGGACGTCGTGCAAGCGCGGGACGGGGACGTTCCGGATGACGTCGTCGCGCACCACGGTCTGTACGTAGACATCGGCCCCGGCGCAGAGGTGGTCGAGTCCCTCACACGGCACCGTGTCGCCTGCCAACACCACCGACAGGCCGTCGGCCTCCACGCGGTATGCCACCGTCGGATGCACCGGCCTGTGGTCCGTCGGCGCGGCGATTATCCGCACGCCGTCGTCCACGACCACCTCGCCCATGACGCCCGTGGTCTCGGTGACATGAACCTCGGGACCGGCCACCACGTCGTCGTGGTGGGCCACCCGCCAGCCGATGTCGGGTCCGAGCATCCTCAGAGTGTCGTCAACGAAGCGCTGCGTGCCCTGTGGCCCCACCACCGGGAGGGGCAACGGAGGGAAGCCGGTTATCCAACGCGTGGTGATGACGTCGTTGAGGTCGGTGACGTGATCACTGTGGAGGTGCGTTACGAGCAGGCGCTCGAGCAGCGTCGGCCCCACCCCGGCCGCAGCGAGACGCATCAGGCAGCCTCGGCCGGCATCGATCAGGAACCAGCGGCCGTCCACGCCCACGAGTTGGGACGGTCCGGCACGTTGCGCATCGGGCACGGGACTCCCCGTCCCCACCATTACCAACTCGACAGCCACGGTTCGCTCCGGTGGGCCGACCCGGGTTCAGCTGATGTTGACCAGCTGGCCACCGTCGACCAGCACGGCGTGTCCGGTCAACCAGCTGGCGGCGTCCGACGCCAGGAACAGGGCCGTGTTGGCAATGTCGGCGGGTTCGCCGAGGCGCTTCATCGGCAGGTTCTGGGCTATCGCATCACCCCGGCCGTCCTCCCACAGGGCCCGGGCGAAGTCCGTGCGGATGAGGCCAGGGCACACGGCGTTCACACGCACGGTTGGGCCCATCTCGGCGGCCAACTGCTCGGTGAGGTGGATGAGCGCCCGCTTGGTGAGGTCGTAGACGCCGAGGATGGCGTTGGTCCCAAAGGCGCCGACCGATGAAATATTGATAACCGCTCCTCCGTGTTCCTTCATCCAGGCGTTCCAGCAGGCCTGGGTCCAGACCAGCGGCGTCGTGAGGTTGGTGGCGAAGGTCTTCTCCCAGCGGGGCAGGTCGATGTCGATGACCGGACCGGCGTACGGGTTGGTGGCCGCGTTGTTGACCAGCACGTCGATGGCGCCAAAGGCCTCCAGCGTGCCGTCCAGGACACGCTGCATGTCCTCGGTCTTACCGACGTGGCCGGCGACGTAGGCCAGGTCACCACCGGTGGAGTCCTGCAGCTCCTCCACGGTGGCCGCACAGGTCTCCTCGTTGCGGCTGGTGATCATCACCTTCGCTCCGGCACCGGCCATGGCGGCGGCGATGCCACGACCGATTCCACGTGATCCACCGGTGACGATGGCGACCTTGCCGTCAAGGGAGAGTTCCATGCGGCGACCCTAGCCACGGACCCCGACGCCGATCTCAGCGGGGCCGCGGCCCGGCCCCGTCGCCGACCCCGGTGGGGTCGCGGGCGAAACGGTCAGCCGACGCGTCGGTCGTGGCCCTCCCAGTAGGGCTCGCGGAGCTCCCGCTTGAGGATCTTGCCGGACGGGTTGCGGGGGATCGCCTCGACGAAGTCGACCGACCGGGGAAGCTTGAACCCGGCGAGGCGCTCCCGGGCGTGGGCCAGGATCTCGTCGGCGGTGACGCCGGAGTCGGGCACGGGGACGACCAGGGCCTTGCCGACCTCGCCCCACTTCTCGTCGGGCACGCCGATGACCGCCACGTCGGCGATCCCCTCATGGGCCATGAGGGCGTTCTCGATCTCGGCCGGGTAGACGTTCTCGCCACCCGAGATGATCATGTCCTTAACCCGGTCGTGGATGTAGAGGTACCCGTCCACCATGTAGGCGGCATCCCCGGACCGCAGCCAGCCGTCACCCGGCATGGCCTTGGTCGTCTCCTCGGGCATGTTCCAGTAGCCCTTCATGATCCCGCCGTGGCGCATCCAGACCTCGCCGACCTCACCGTCGGGCATCGGCTCGCCGGACTCCGGATCGACGATCTTCATCTCCATGCCGCGGATCGGCTTGCCGGCCGAACGCAGGAGGCCGGGGTCGGCATCGGCGCCGTGGTCCTCGGGAGGGAGGGTCGTGCCGGCCCCGCATGTCTCGGTCATGCCGTACACCTGGAAGAACTTGCAGCCGAACTGCTCCATCGACTTGACGAGCACGTCCTCGGTGATCGGCGAGGCCCCGTAGGCGATGTACTGCATGGTCGAGAGGTCGATGCCGTCGCTGGGGACCATGAGGAAGAACTGGAGGATGGCCGGCACGAAGATCGCATGCGTGCAGGCCTCGGACTCCACGATCTGCAGGCCGGCCACCGGGTCGAACTCCCGCATCATCACCGTCACGGCGCCGTTGGCCATCCCGAACAACGCCCAACCACTGCCCGCTATGTGGAAGAGCGGCATGACGCAGAGGTTGCGGGAGTCCTCGCCCATGTCCCAGTCCACGGTGGCGAACAGGGCCTGGAAGTTGGCGTTGGTGAGCTGGGCGCCCTTGGGCAGGCCGGTGGTCCCCGAGGTGTAGAGCTGGGCGGCCACGTCCTCGTCGGTGGATCCGACGCGCTGGAATGCGCCGTCGTGGGCATCGCGCCAGGCGTCGTAGGAGGCATGTGAATCGTGTGAACCGATCACCACGATCCGCGTGGTGTGGACCAGGTCGGCCTCGAAGGTCGCCAGGTGTCCGGCGAACTCCTCGTGGACTATCAGGACCTTCGCCTGGGAGTCGTTGATGATGTAGGCCATCTCCGGCGGAGCCAACCGCCAGTTCACCGCCACGGTGACGGCGTTCACGTAGGCGGCACCGAAGGCCAACTCGAAGAACTCGATCGAGTTCTTGTCGATGAACGCCACCCGATCCTGGGACCCGACGCCGTCGGCGACCAGTGCGTTGGCCACCTGACCGGCCCGCCGCTGCATCTCGTTCCACGACACCCGGTCGTCGCCCAGGACGACCATGTCGCTGTCCCCCAGGGCCGCAGCCCCCAAGTCGATCACGTCCGTGTAGTTCTTGACTCGCGATAGGTCCATGGCGCCGAACCTACACCCGGCCCCTACGGCGCGTCACCGCCGGTGGGCCTGCTGTTACCCGGCGGAACTACCGTCGACGAGCATGGGCCTGGAGATGGACATGATGGCGTCGCCCCTCCCGCTGAGGGAGGTCAGCGGCCTGGCCACCCGGGCCGAGGAGGCGGGCTTCGGGACCCTCTGGTTCACCGAGGGCGCCCGCACCGCCTACCTGTCGTGCACCGCATCGGCGCTGGCCACCGAGCGGCTGAGCCTGGGCACGGCCATCGCGGTGGCCTTCCCCCGGAGTCCCATGGTCACCGCCGAGGTTGCATGGGAGCTGGCCGAGGCGACCGGCGGCCGCTTCGTGGTCGGCCTGGGCACCCAAGTGAAGGCTCACGTGGAACGCCGCTACAGCAGCGAGTACGTGCCGCCCGGCCCGCGGCTGCGGGAGTACGTGCTGGCCATGCAGGCAATCTTCCGGGCCTTCAGGGGCACCGAGAAGTTGTCGTTCGACGGAGACCACTACTCGTTCTCGCTGCTACCCGGCATGTGGTCGCCGGGCCCCATCGACGTTGACGACCCGCCCATCTACGTCTCGGCGGTTCTGCCGTGGATGAGCCGGATGGCCGGTGCCGTGTGCGATGGCGTGCACATCCACCCGATGCACTCGCCCGGATGGCTGGTCGACGTACAGGTTCCCCTGATCG includes the following:
- a CDS encoding SDR family NAD(P)-dependent oxidoreductase yields the protein MGDWDRDTTTDQVLAGLDLSGRRMVVTGASGGLGEETARALAAAGASVVMAARNPAKNEEAAGRIRDRHPSADLELRELDLGSLAAVRDFAGGFLADHDGLHVLVNNAGIMCTPFGTTADGFEQQFGVNHLGHFLLTGLLLPALTTAAPSRVVCLSSGAHGICGVDLDDLMFERRDYEGWAAYGQSKSANALFARELDRRVGGGGVRALAVHPGVIMTELSRHLDEVAYERLKERRRAQISAAVDTSGMTPKAVEAGAATSVWAATAPELDAHGGAYLGDCQLGVPEGEPGTGPGGRGISPWILDDDTAAALWSASEDLVGLSWGG
- a CDS encoding MBL fold metallo-hydrolase translates to MPDAQRAGPSQLVGVDGRWFLIDAGRGCLMRLAAAGVGPTLLERLLVTHLHSDHVTDLNDVITTRWITGFPPLPLPVVGPQGTQRFVDDTLRMLGPDIGWRVAHHDDVVAGPEVHVTETTGVMGEVVVDDGVRIIAAPTDHRPVHPTVAYRVEADGLSVVLAGDTVPCEGLDHLCAGADVYVQTVVRDDVIRNVPVPRLHDVLDYHSTVADAARTAARSGVGTLVLNHCVPTPGPDPDGPNGRNEWLALASEHFDGEVLLPDDLDRIPVGT
- a CDS encoding ABC transporter ATP-binding protein, whose protein sequence is MLNRRTHVPRATAEGLEVSDLSVAYDGPPVLTLVSLEVAAGEVVALLGPSGCGKTTLLRTIAGLERQQTGTVRLGDRVLSDGTTFVPPEKRRIGMVFQDGALFPHLDVGQNVAYGLPRAERRSTRVADTLELVGLAGMVDRMPGSLSGGQQQRVALARALAPRPGVLLLDEPFSSLDTSLRVQVRSEIHHLLLELGVTTVFVTHDQEEAFVLGDRVAVLNDGRLAQVGTPDELYRHPVDRWVATFVGDANLIPVAKAIGTCRTAVGDVPVAEGVDGPAELLLRPEDIRVADGEDGIVELVEYYGHDAMVLVRLQDGTSIRVRTGSDLAHQRGDAVGVTYVGPGAVALGV
- a CDS encoding nitronate monooxygenase family protein, whose protein sequence is MQTPITEMFDIEFPIVAFTHCRDVVAAVSRAGGLGVLGAVGHGDAALETDLAWIEDEIGDRPYGVDLIIPARYAGSEEGGLQVADLLATIPGAHREFLDELLERYDVPENPDAAGGWAEQPGDAPFSANRAIRQLDIALAHRPALVANALGPPPREMIDRCHEAGIRVAALAGTKVHAERHVAAGADIIIAQGTEGGGHTGQIGSMVLLPEVVDAVDPVPVLGAGGIGRGRQMAAAMALGAAGVWCGSVWLTTEEAETHPVVKAKMLAAGSGDTLRSRSITGKPARMLRTAWTEEWDRDDTPAPLGMPLQPMLTSAALDRINRAAHHDGSGAEDLATYFVGQIVGDMNRSKGAGQVVIDMVEEFIDAAQAVAAQLEV
- a CDS encoding metal-dependent transcriptional regulator, with product MPYETPEYHPAFEEYCETIFELAEDDLDVIQARIAERLEVSRPAVSEMVKRLEKEGLVTSDDHVILLTEDGRELATSVVRRHRLAERFLTDVLGLSWTEAHHEAGKWEHVISPAVESALDRLLGQPTTCPHGNPIPGSSYREPDTRQLADIGVGESFTVSRIPEELEFAEGLLEFLEVSSLMPGEQGAVTASADGAVTVEIGGCRVEVEQYVADRILVTTR
- a CDS encoding iron ABC transporter permease; this encodes MAVRPVVTMAATDAPRTGAVQRRVGVRRPPRTLTAAALAVAALFALPGGYVVWRVIGGSASPIALLASRRTLEPLWRTIQLAVLVSASSAVLGTGLAWLTTRTDIPLRRFWRIVVPLPLVYPSFVGAAAFISGLTPGGIVDDLAGGLGIDLSIRLHGLTGAWLVLTLFTYPYVYLPVAARLTALRGAFEENARLLGDGPGRVFARVVLPQVWSSIAAGSLLVFLYTVSDFGAVHLMRFETLTQTIFRTRLFDRDRSFALALVLLVLALLVVAAERTVARAGQRRGARLDVVGERRALVVPLRGWTAPALAATTSVVGVALVAPAVSLADWGLFGLLRARRDGAPLRLDWNDVLGPTWNTVWISVVTAMVAVAVVLPVAYLLARHRSRLGEVVNAVVVAGFAIPGLVVALSLVFWTMHASPFEFLIGSMPVLVFAYVVHFGAQAMRTAQVAVGTVPLRMDDAARLLGAGRLRRLTTVDLPLMAPGLAAGAGLVMLSTMKELPATLLASPIGFQTLATQIWNTYEALFLPETAILALVLLGISAALTWLLVVRHSEHLR
- a CDS encoding SDR family oxidoreductase; translated protein: MELSLDGKVAIVTGGSRGIGRGIAAAMAGAGAKVMITSRNEETCAATVEELQDSTGGDLAYVAGHVGKTEDMQRVLDGTLEAFGAIDVLVNNAATNPYAGPVIDIDLPRWEKTFATNLTTPLVWTQACWNAWMKEHGGAVINISSVGAFGTNAILGVYDLTKRALIHLTEQLAAEMGPTVRVNAVCPGLIRTDFARALWEDGRGDAIAQNLPMKRLGEPADIANTALFLASDAASWLTGHAVLVDGGQLVNIS
- a CDS encoding extracellular solute-binding protein; protein product: MAATATVILLTLGLGASATACGDGDPESLVVYSGRSEKLVGPILDAFTAETDIRLKVRYGSSNDLALLLAEEGDKTPADVFLSRSPGPAGYLDDLGMLSVVADHVLERVADGDRSPDGTWVGFAGRGRVLVYNIDKVDAADLPDSVFDLTSSEYAGRVAVPGSNSSFQDWFTLFRLRNGDDVAIEWLDAMVANGSRFYPKNGAIVEAVGRNEIQFGLVNHYYNFQKVAANGGSQRSANHGFAPRDDGGLMIIATAAVLSQSDEKDAANRLLAHLLSDEQQAYLTNKVYEYPLALGVAPADVLPPAPADRVGAVDIDDVAAEFTRTIEIIEASGILDQ